Proteins encoded in a region of the Sulfurimonas marina genome:
- a CDS encoding NADH-quinone oxidoreductase subunit G, translating into MSKTINFKIDGQLVEAQKGETILQAARKAGIYIPTMCYISKTSPCASCRICSVEVEGVEGFVLSCNTPPTEGIEVKTNSKELEQERVNIMKLYDVNHPLECGVCDKSGECDLQNMTLEFGVDSQSFSAREQHKTVKNWGLISYDPALCIMCEKCTHVCNESIGDDAIDVYFGGYSSTIIPKNSETLDCTYCGECIAVCPVGALVSTDFKYKANAWELSRVPSTCAHCSAGCSLEYEVKHTGLNGDDAIHRVKNNFEFTSLCGAGRFGFDFNNEQKSDEAAFNKAVEAVKSAGAIRFSSMITNEEAYILQKLKETLGLKLFNEDAKQYADFMKAYSSVSGKLHHSGSLDAIKQAEAVIVLGSRIATDNPGVRYALTTASRHNGAKIVYAHPIEDALLQNTVTQFMKYEAGSEEGVLALIANELLENVDVDEDTKAFLDNLDLGNLSAESNVGDDELKFMKKSFARAKNNVLVIGSDVLAHERAENIAKLAATIEKYTNFSLVVVPSEVNTTGVSMICDLDADENIANVVGYNEQGDFIISSLGSADLAVPALNQQEGSVVSIDNRVLPLNVALGFEGYTLNDIANALGLEAKNTIDYTKELANITGFKAVEFDDLENFLSPLGDDIRGYLLDEVEVEATAKLEDVEELPEYNGTIIYNANPVLQFNNYTNKTTQLPKDDALRGSQQFATAARISDGDKVTITFGSKTLTRTFKLDSELKGTIALNPVFDTETMSAYRFAKSKIERVVS; encoded by the coding sequence ATGAGTAAAACAATTAATTTTAAAATCGACGGTCAACTTGTAGAAGCGCAAAAAGGTGAGACTATTTTACAGGCAGCTCGCAAAGCAGGGATCTATATCCCTACTATGTGTTATATCTCTAAAACATCACCTTGTGCATCTTGCCGTATCTGTTCTGTAGAGGTTGAAGGGGTTGAGGGTTTCGTACTTTCATGTAATACTCCTCCAACTGAAGGTATTGAGGTAAAAACAAACTCTAAAGAGCTTGAGCAAGAGCGTGTAAACATCATGAAACTTTATGATGTAAACCACCCGTTAGAGTGTGGTGTATGTGATAAGTCAGGTGAGTGTGATCTGCAAAACATGACTTTAGAGTTTGGAGTTGATTCTCAAAGCTTCTCTGCACGTGAGCAACATAAGACTGTGAAAAACTGGGGACTTATCTCTTATGATCCGGCTTTATGTATCATGTGTGAAAAGTGTACACACGTTTGTAATGAGTCAATCGGTGATGATGCAATTGACGTTTATTTTGGTGGATACAGCTCAACTATTATCCCTAAAAACTCTGAAACATTAGACTGTACATATTGTGGTGAGTGTATTGCAGTTTGTCCGGTTGGGGCACTTGTAAGCACTGACTTTAAATACAAAGCAAATGCATGGGAACTTTCACGTGTACCATCAACTTGTGCACACTGTTCAGCAGGGTGTTCATTAGAGTATGAAGTAAAACACACTGGTCTAAACGGTGACGATGCTATCCATAGAGTAAAAAACAATTTTGAATTTACTTCATTATGTGGAGCTGGGCGTTTCGGATTTGATTTTAACAATGAACAAAAAAGTGATGAAGCTGCATTCAACAAGGCTGTAGAGGCTGTAAAAAGTGCAGGTGCTATCCGTTTTAGTTCTATGATTACAAATGAAGAGGCGTACATTTTACAAAAGTTAAAAGAGACACTTGGTCTAAAACTTTTCAATGAAGATGCAAAACAATATGCTGACTTTATGAAAGCATACAGCTCTGTAAGCGGTAAATTACACCACAGCGGTTCATTAGATGCTATTAAACAAGCTGAGGCTGTAATTGTACTTGGTTCAAGAATAGCAACTGATAATCCGGGTGTAAGATATGCACTAACAACTGCATCTCGTCACAACGGTGCAAAAATTGTATATGCACACCCGATCGAAGATGCATTATTACAAAACACAGTTACACAGTTTATGAAATATGAAGCGGGTTCTGAAGAGGGTGTACTTGCACTTATCGCTAATGAGCTTTTAGAAAATGTTGATGTTGATGAAGATACAAAAGCATTTTTAGATAATTTAGACCTTGGGAACCTGTCTGCAGAGAGCAATGTAGGTGACGATGAGCTGAAATTTATGAAAAAATCTTTTGCTCGTGCAAAAAATAACGTACTTGTAATCGGTAGTGATGTTTTAGCACATGAGCGTGCAGAGAATATTGCAAAATTAGCAGCAACTATTGAAAAATATACAAATTTCTCACTTGTAGTAGTTCCATCTGAAGTGAATACTACTGGTGTAAGCATGATCTGTGATTTAGATGCTGATGAGAACATTGCTAATGTAGTTGGTTATAACGAACAAGGTGACTTTATTATCTCATCTTTAGGCTCTGCTGATTTAGCAGTACCTGCACTTAACCAACAAGAAGGATCTGTTGTAAGTATTGACAATAGAGTATTACCTTTAAACGTTGCATTAGGTTTTGAAGGTTATACACTTAATGACATTGCAAACGCTTTAGGTTTAGAAGCGAAGAATACGATCGACTATACGAAAGAGTTAGCAAATATTACAGGCTTTAAAGCTGTAGAGTTTGATGACTTAGAAAACTTCCTAAGCCCGTTAGGTGACGACATAAGAGGTTACCTTTTAGATGAAGTTGAAGTTGAAGCAACAGCAAAACTGGAAGATGTAGAGGAGTTACCGGAGTATAACGGTACTATTATCTATAACGCTAATCCTGTTTTACAGTTTAACAACTATACAAACAAAACAACACAATTACCAAAAGATGATGCATTAAGAGGTTCACAACAGTTCGCAACAGCTGCAAGAATCTCTGATGGTGACAAAGTTACGATCACATTTGGTTCAAAAACATTAACAAGAACTTTTAAACTTGATAGTGAGTTAAAAGGAACTATTGCACTTAACCCTGTATTTGATACAGAAACAATGAGTGCATATAGATTCGCAAAATCCAAGATAGAAAGAGTGGTATCATGA
- a CDS encoding FAD-dependent oxidoreductase, whose amino-acid sequence MSKVYFSTWNGELVNNVGKPQEEWEESAYNLPAQYDDHRSSRAFIGWDGVTLFDEDVDVIRLAMEYAAQYQEYSEACGRCAPGRWGGRILYDQLDKIARGEGEVADLDHLKEIGKSMQITSKCEIGKTVPNPILDLMTHFEDTFLECINEKKPSKHYNADASYIAKITAPCTDACPAHVDIPGYIEGVRDLRFDDSLEATRQTMPLAHTCGRVCPHPCEDACRRTNLDEPISIMALKRLGADYETDHGYDFFHPMEKKAPTGKKIAVIGAGPAGLTTAYYTAAEGIEVDCYEELPVLGGEVTVGVPEYRMPWDKYQEDIECVRDMGVNFITNRKITADDMRQFEKDYDAVMVATGTRISKKVRCDNEREEIKGYWGAIDFLDWVNLYEKFDIKTPKEVQEKQMLPTDHVDLTGKTVVCVGGGFTSMDVVRCSIRAGAKKVYMVYRRDEKTIIRNTTYEEYHEAVEEGVEFLFHSAVNKITTDENDVLTELLVDKFELVPDPDGGRPNLEKIEGASYTIEADYLIPAVSQSADLDLLPEEWDIEMTSWATIKTNGKDYMTSRKGIFASGDCEYGPMTIVNAVGQAKRAASVMSRYVEDGEITLTDEEIMEDHLMKLKVYDKNEKITGWLPGLPREQAEVLDVDVRKDNNKEVNLGFTQDQALTEAERCMRCYYIAMVQA is encoded by the coding sequence TTGAGCAAAGTATATTTTTCTACTTGGAATGGTGAACTGGTAAATAATGTCGGTAAACCTCAAGAAGAGTGGGAAGAATCAGCTTATAACCTGCCGGCACAGTATGACGATCATAGATCTTCACGTGCATTCATCGGTTGGGACGGTGTTACACTTTTTGACGAAGATGTAGATGTTATCCGTCTTGCTATGGAGTATGCTGCGCAGTACCAAGAGTACTCTGAAGCATGTGGACGTTGTGCACCGGGACGTTGGGGTGGACGTATCTTATACGATCAACTTGACAAAATTGCTCGCGGTGAGGGTGAAGTAGCTGATTTAGACCACTTAAAAGAGATCGGAAAAAGTATGCAGATCACATCTAAATGTGAGATTGGTAAAACAGTTCCAAATCCAATTTTAGATCTGATGACACACTTTGAAGATACTTTCCTTGAGTGTATTAACGAGAAGAAGCCATCAAAACATTACAATGCAGATGCTAGTTATATCGCAAAAATCACAGCACCGTGTACAGACGCATGTCCTGCACACGTTGATATCCCTGGATATATCGAAGGTGTAAGAGATTTACGTTTTGATGATTCACTTGAAGCAACTCGTCAAACTATGCCATTAGCTCACACTTGTGGTCGTGTATGTCCACACCCTTGTGAGGATGCATGTCGTAGAACAAACCTTGATGAGCCTATCTCGATCATGGCACTTAAACGTCTTGGTGCTGATTATGAGACTGATCATGGTTATGATTTCTTCCACCCTATGGAGAAAAAAGCTCCTACAGGGAAGAAAATTGCAGTTATCGGTGCAGGACCGGCTGGTCTTACAACTGCTTACTATACAGCTGCTGAAGGTATTGAAGTTGATTGTTATGAAGAGCTTCCGGTTCTTGGTGGTGAGGTAACTGTTGGTGTACCTGAGTATCGTATGCCTTGGGATAAGTACCAAGAAGATATCGAATGTGTTCGTGATATGGGTGTAAACTTTATCACTAACCGTAAGATTACAGCTGATGATATGCGTCAATTCGAAAAAGATTACGATGCAGTTATGGTAGCAACGGGTACTCGTATCTCTAAAAAAGTTCGTTGTGATAACGAGCGTGAAGAGATTAAAGGTTACTGGGGAGCGATTGATTTCCTTGACTGGGTAAACCTTTATGAGAAGTTTGACATTAAAACACCAAAAGAGGTACAAGAGAAGCAGATGCTTCCAACTGATCACGTAGACCTTACTGGTAAAACAGTAGTGTGTGTAGGTGGTGGTTTTACATCTATGGACGTTGTACGTTGTTCAATCCGTGCAGGTGCGAAAAAAGTGTACATGGTTTATCGTCGTGATGAGAAAACTATTATCCGTAATACTACGTATGAAGAGTATCATGAAGCTGTTGAAGAGGGTGTAGAATTCCTATTCCACTCTGCGGTAAACAAAATTACAACTGATGAAAATGATGTTTTAACAGAGTTATTAGTTGATAAATTTGAATTAGTACCGGATCCTGACGGTGGTCGTCCTAACTTAGAAAAAATTGAGGGTGCATCATATACTATTGAAGCAGATTATTTAATCCCTGCGGTTTCTCAATCGGCTGATCTTGATCTTCTTCCTGAAGAGTGGGATATCGAGATGACATCATGGGCAACTATCAAAACAAACGGTAAAGACTATATGACATCACGTAAAGGTATTTTTGCTTCAGGTGACTGTGAGTATGGTCCAATGACTATCGTTAATGCAGTAGGGCAGGCTAAACGTGCAGCTTCTGTAATGTCTAGATATGTAGAAGATGGCGAAATCACTTTAACAGATGAAGAGATCATGGAAGATCACTTAATGAAGTTAAAAGTGTATGACAAAAATGAAAAAATCACAGGTTGGCTTCCGGGACTTCCTCGTGAACAAGCAGAAGTACTTGATGTTGATGTAAGAAAAGATAACAATAAAGAGGTAAATCTTGGATTTACTCAAGACCAGGCTTTAACTGAAGCTGAGCGTTGTATGCGTTGTTATTATATCGCTATGGTACAGGCATAA
- a CDS encoding NADH-ubiquinone oxidoreductase subunit E family protein, whose translation MKRYDLRHLKDNFEPRMKEILGETHKPSETLIFLFEIGDFTPVQRSADLVKECGWELYNSLKFNEVDWTIVVKKD comes from the coding sequence ATGAAAAGATATGATCTAAGACATTTAAAAGATAATTTTGAACCTCGTATGAAAGAGATTTTAGGTGAAACTCACAAGCCAAGTGAGACACTTATTTTTCTTTTTGAAATTGGCGACTTTACACCTGTACAAAGAAGTGCAGACTTAGTAAAAGAGTGTGGTTGGGAGTTATACAACTCACTAAAATTCAACGAAGTTGACTGGACTATCGTTGTTAAAAAAGATTAG
- the nuoD gene encoding NADH dehydrogenase (quinone) subunit D, whose amino-acid sequence MAQVKNRLTPFFENITFDREDNELILNFGPQHPSAHGQLRLMLHLQQEQITKAHPDVGYLHRGMEKMAENMIYNEFMPTTDRMDYIASSSNNYGFALAVEKLVGLEVPRRAKVIRMMLLEINRLMSHLFWLATTALDIGAMTIFLFAFREREYLMDIIEGYCGARLTHAAIRIGGVPLDIQDDFLSQLRTFLDKLPQNIKDYEDLLDSNRIWRMRMEDVGVISTEMALSWGCTGPMLRASGVAWDIRKEEPYELYDEVEFNVPFSDKGDNFARYRIYMEEMRESAKILYQTIEMYERCVKEGQTELMAHAPKYISAPKLDIMTQNYSLMQHFVLVTQGMRPPVGEVYIPTESPKGELGYYINSQGGPYPYRLKLRAPSFWHTGILTDLLPGHYIPDVVSIIGTTNIVFGEVDR is encoded by the coding sequence ATGGCACAAGTAAAAAACAGATTAACACCGTTTTTTGAAAATATTACATTTGACAGAGAAGATAATGAGCTTATCTTAAACTTCGGTCCACAGCACCCGTCTGCTCACGGACAGTTAAGACTTATGCTTCACCTTCAACAAGAGCAAATTACAAAAGCACATCCAGATGTTGGATACCTTCACCGTGGTATGGAGAAGATGGCTGAAAATATGATCTATAATGAGTTTATGCCTACTACTGACCGTATGGATTATATCGCTTCATCTTCAAACAACTATGGTTTTGCACTTGCAGTTGAAAAACTGGTTGGACTTGAAGTTCCACGTCGTGCAAAAGTAATTAGAATGATGCTTTTAGAGATCAACCGTCTTATGTCTCACCTTTTCTGGTTAGCGACAACGGCTCTTGATATCGGTGCGATGACTATCTTCTTATTTGCATTCCGTGAAAGAGAATACCTAATGGATATTATCGAAGGATACTGTGGTGCTCGTTTAACACACGCTGCTATTCGTATCGGTGGAGTTCCTTTAGATATCCAAGATGATTTCTTAAGCCAACTAAGAACTTTCTTAGACAAGCTTCCACAAAACATCAAAGATTACGAAGATCTATTAGATTCTAACCGTATCTGGAGAATGAGAATGGAAGATGTTGGTGTAATCTCAACAGAGATGGCACTTTCTTGGGGTTGTACAGGTCCAATGCTAAGAGCTTCTGGCGTAGCATGGGATATCCGTAAAGAGGAGCCGTATGAGCTTTACGATGAAGTAGAGTTTAACGTACCGTTCTCTGACAAAGGTGATAACTTCGCGCGTTATAGAATCTATATGGAAGAGATGAGAGAATCTGCGAAGATCCTTTATCAAACAATAGAGATGTATGAGAGATGTGTGAAAGAGGGACAAACTGAGTTAATGGCTCATGCGCCTAAATATATCTCAGCTCCTAAGCTGGATATCATGACTCAAAACTACTCTTTAATGCAACACTTTGTACTTGTAACACAAGGTATGAGACCACCTGTAGGTGAAGTATACATTCCAACTGAATCTCCAAAAGGTGAACTTGGATACTACATCAATTCTCAAGGTGGACCATACCCGTACAGACTTAAATTACGTGCGCCTTCATTCTGGCATACAGGAATTTTAACTGACCTTTTACCTGGTCACTATATTCCGGATGTTGTTTCAATTATTGGTACAACAAATATCGTATTTGGTGAGGTAGATAGATAA
- a CDS encoding NADH-quinone oxidoreductase subunit C, producing the protein MRAYTPKDDVQAKAYYTDRYYVAPQVPKTPVEDDAVFAADLAAIKAKFEVSDAYIQVEQMVVYIQPQDIYGVLELMKDELEYTQLSELSAIDWLAKDGTFEIFYQMLSMTKRKRIRIKYFIKEGQAVDSVEKLFRSADWSEREMYDMFGIEANGHPFMKRILMPYDWQGFPLRKTYPLEGDEFAAWYEVDKIYGKEARDIIGPEIRDTARIDRYDSERFARLGFEVPKGTEITDDMERTVQNYQEEGGVFMIKKYTKESSKVIDDPQR; encoded by the coding sequence ATGAGAGCATATACACCAAAAGATGATGTACAAGCAAAAGCATATTACACAGACAGATATTATGTAGCACCGCAGGTTCCTAAAACTCCTGTTGAAGATGATGCAGTATTTGCAGCTGATCTTGCAGCTATCAAAGCGAAGTTTGAAGTAAGTGATGCATATATTCAAGTTGAACAAATGGTTGTTTACATTCAGCCTCAAGATATTTACGGTGTACTTGAACTTATGAAAGACGAGTTAGAATATACTCAACTTTCAGAGTTAAGTGCGATCGATTGGTTAGCAAAAGACGGTACTTTTGAGATCTTCTACCAAATGCTTTCTATGACAAAACGTAAACGTATCCGTATCAAGTATTTCATTAAAGAGGGTCAAGCTGTTGATTCTGTTGAAAAACTTTTCCGTTCAGCTGACTGGTCTGAGCGTGAAATGTACGATATGTTCGGTATCGAAGCAAATGGACACCCATTTATGAAGCGTATCCTTATGCCTTATGACTGGCAAGGTTTCCCACTTCGTAAAACATACCCGCTTGAAGGTGATGAGTTCGCTGCATGGTATGAAGTTGATAAAATTTACGGAAAAGAAGCACGCGATATTATCGGGCCTGAAATTCGTGACACTGCAAGAATCGACAGATACGATTCTGAGCGTTTCGCACGTCTTGGTTTTGAAGTTCCAAAAGGTACTGAAATCACTGACGATATGGAAAGAACTGTTCAAAACTACCAAGAAGAGGGTGGTGTTTTCATGATCAAAAAATATACAAAAGAGTCATCAAAAGTTATTGATGATCCGCAAAGATAG
- a CDS encoding NuoB/complex I 20 kDa subunit family protein — translation MAQHKVNYTQDGGLPVALTSIDKVVNWGRSNSLWALTYGLACCGIEMMASGASRFDFDRYGTIFRASPRQADVMIVAGTLTKKHAEFIKRLYDQMTEPRWVISMGSCANTGGMFNTYATVQGCDRIIPVDLYLPGCAPRPETLQYGVMLLQQKIREQKAGKAQKAKRLM, via the coding sequence ATGGCACAACATAAAGTAAACTATACACAAGACGGTGGATTACCGGTAGCACTTACATCAATTGACAAAGTGGTAAACTGGGGTCGCTCGAACTCACTTTGGGCATTGACTTATGGTCTTGCTTGTTGTGGTATCGAGATGATGGCTTCTGGTGCATCTCGTTTTGACTTTGACCGTTACGGTACGATCTTCCGTGCATCTCCACGTCAGGCTGATGTTATGATCGTAGCAGGTACACTTACAAAAAAACACGCTGAGTTCATTAAACGTCTTTATGATCAAATGACAGAGCCTAGATGGGTTATCTCTATGGGTTCATGTGCAAATACAGGTGGTATGTTCAACACTTATGCAACTGTTCAAGGTTGTGACCGTATCATCCCTGTTGATCTATATCTTCCAGGTTGTGCGCCTCGTCCTGAAACACTTCAGTACGGTGTGATGTTATTACAACAAAAGATCCGTGAGCAAAAAGCGGGTAAAGCACAAAAAGCTAAAAGGTTAATGTAA
- a CDS encoding NAD(P)H-quinone oxidoreductase subunit 3, translating into MEHISTANPYFGVFVLFVITFGAFIATTTIARLASRALAAKDTEKIKLSVYECGPEVTKQPNRVSPQFYLFALLFLLFDVEIVFMFPWAVDFKVLGWFGFAEMIMFILLLAIGFVYAWKKGALEWHNIK; encoded by the coding sequence ATGGAGCATATTAGTACTGCAAATCCGTATTTTGGGGTATTTGTACTTTTTGTTATAACATTTGGTGCTTTTATTGCAACGACTACAATCGCAAGACTTGCGAGTCGTGCTTTAGCTGCTAAAGACACTGAAAAAATCAAACTTTCAGTTTATGAATGTGGACCTGAGGTAACGAAACAACCAAATAGAGTTTCACCTCAGTTTTATCTATTTGCACTTTTATTTTTACTATTTGATGTAGAGATAGTATTTATGTTTCCTTGGGCAGTAGATTTTAAAGTACTTGGATGGTTTGGATTTGCTGAGATGATTATGTTCATCCTATTATTAGCAATCGGTTTTGTATATGCATGGAAAAAAGGAGCGCTAGAATGGCACAACATAAAGTAA
- a CDS encoding DUF1302 family protein — MLTRLFFVSLLVTTLAVADDVDAFMDGFDEEPLSTVVQPQKEEAKFSLSNYGIEGKFKQEFAYSYQNNAPHDRFSSLRTSLFLEYNRDLWKSFKFKINGNGFYDLSYKMKGEEEFTKEELNALQSEVELFDAYIQGSITDDLDIKLGRQVIVWGKSDTIRVVDVLNPLDNRRPGMVDIEDLRLSSAMAKFDYYYKNWDIAPIVILEQREDKNPPYGGDFNPSPIKQPLQKKPNDVTYALNISGEFTGFDLDFYYAHVYPNFEFYPRTDVNIENKIDMYGAAIAYVYGSLLLKGEAAYMQNYEFLQTGDEKFDRLDMLLGFEYNGIADTTLSLDIANKRFVNTNEFKKDNYQGAFRVTSDFKNATVHLNYLVSAFGDTFSDGGYQRAWIVYDASDSIKTTFGVVDYLKGNSFFDAISDNDMLFYDISYSF, encoded by the coding sequence TTGTTAACCCGTTTATTCTTTGTATCTTTACTCGTAACTACATTGGCTGTAGCAGATGATGTTGATGCTTTTATGGATGGTTTTGATGAAGAACCTCTTAGTACGGTAGTACAGCCTCAAAAAGAGGAGGCTAAATTCTCCTTATCAAACTACGGCATTGAAGGAAAGTTCAAACAGGAGTTTGCCTACAGTTATCAGAATAATGCCCCTCACGACAGGTTTTCATCTCTACGAACCTCTTTGTTTCTCGAGTATAACCGAGACCTTTGGAAGAGCTTTAAATTTAAAATCAACGGAAATGGATTTTACGATCTTTCTTACAAAATGAAAGGTGAAGAGGAGTTTACAAAAGAGGAGCTAAATGCTCTGCAAAGTGAAGTGGAACTTTTTGATGCTTATATTCAAGGCTCAATCACCGATGACTTAGATATAAAACTTGGACGCCAAGTGATAGTATGGGGGAAAAGTGATACTATCCGTGTAGTTGATGTTTTAAATCCTCTTGACAACCGTCGTCCCGGTATGGTAGATATTGAAGACCTTCGTCTCAGCTCTGCGATGGCAAAGTTTGATTACTATTATAAGAACTGGGATATTGCACCGATTGTTATACTTGAACAGCGTGAAGATAAAAATCCCCCGTACGGAGGTGATTTTAATCCTTCACCAATCAAACAGCCACTACAGAAAAAGCCAAACGACGTAACGTATGCTTTAAATATCTCTGGAGAGTTTACAGGGTTTGATCTTGACTTTTACTACGCACATGTATATCCTAACTTTGAATTTTATCCAAGAACAGATGTTAATATTGAAAATAAGATAGATATGTACGGTGCTGCTATCGCCTATGTTTACGGAAGTTTACTCCTTAAAGGGGAAGCAGCATATATGCAAAATTATGAGTTTTTGCAAACCGGAGATGAAAAGTTTGATAGGCTTGATATGCTGCTTGGGTTTGAATACAACGGTATTGCAGACACTACACTCAGTCTCGATATCGCCAACAAACGCTTCGTTAATACAAATGAGTTTAAAAAAGATAACTATCAGGGCGCGTTTAGAGTTACAAGTGACTTTAAAAATGCGACAGTGCATCTTAACTATTTAGTAAGTGCTTTTGGAGATACTTTTAGTGACGGTGGCTATCAAAGAGCCTGGATAGTTTATGATGCTTCAGATAGTATCAAAACTACGTTTGGTGTAGTTGATTATCTTAAAGGAAATAGCTTTTTTGATGCCATAAGTGATAACGATATGCTTTTTTATGATATTTCATACAGTTTTTAG
- a CDS encoding outer membrane lipoprotein-sorting protein — translation MIKKICLVTLLGFGSLAIANEARDIAQGVYDRDDGKTIIQDMKMILIDKNSNQRIREIKTFGKDFGKDDYRIMFFKSPADVKDTAFLTYDYDDASKDDDQWLYLPALKKVKRIPTSDKSSSFMGSDFSYYDMTKRSVDDYTYKILKHTKVRGHDTTMLESLPVNEDVIEESGYVKTIGLVREDIDMVVRSIGFMKNGDRKYLDITKMHKQNGVWVVDEMVMTTKQGKATVHKTILQFENIQVNKPINDDVFSTRRLEKGL, via the coding sequence ATGATTAAAAAGATATGTTTAGTTACGTTATTGGGATTTGGCTCTCTAGCCATTGCAAATGAAGCAAGAGATATTGCACAAGGTGTTTATGATAGAGATGACGGAAAAACTATCATTCAAGATATGAAGATGATACTTATCGATAAAAATTCCAATCAAAGAATTCGTGAGATCAAAACATTTGGAAAAGATTTCGGCAAAGATGATTATAGAATTATGTTTTTTAAATCTCCTGCAGATGTAAAAGATACTGCATTTTTAACGTACGATTATGATGATGCAAGTAAAGATGACGATCAGTGGCTCTATCTTCCGGCACTTAAAAAGGTAAAAAGAATCCCTACGAGTGATAAAAGTTCAAGTTTTATGGGAAGTGATTTCTCATACTACGACATGACAAAAAGAAGCGTAGATGATTATACATACAAGATTCTAAAACATACAAAGGTTCGCGGACATGATACAACGATGCTTGAATCACTCCCTGTAAATGAGGATGTGATCGAAGAGTCAGGTTATGTGAAAACTATAGGCTTGGTAAGAGAAGATATAGATATGGTAGTTCGCTCGATCGGTTTTATGAAAAACGGGGACAGAAAATATCTTGATATTACAAAGATGCATAAACAAAATGGTGTCTGGGTAGTTGATGAGATGGTGATGACAACGAAGCAGGGAAAAGCCACTGTTCATAAAACAATTTTACAGTTTGAAAACATTCAAGTAAACAAACCGATCAATGATGATGTGTTTAGTACAAGAAGACTTGAAAAAGGGCTCTAG